The Desulfovibrio desulfuricans DSM 642 genome includes a window with the following:
- a CDS encoding MarR family transcriptional regulator, which produces MNQPHRIVAELIKISEHADAFRHGREDFFDDLNLTEVHCIHWIGTLDHANVTKVSNEMGMTRGAISKICKKLLKKNFIESYQEPENNKNIYFRVADGGKKIFEAHKINHDKTFGEKVCIVDKYDEDEQAIILRFLMDINAFVERGFEQIYTNCEKDE; this is translated from the coding sequence ATGAATCAGCCTCACAGGATTGTAGCCGAGCTCATCAAAATTTCTGAGCATGCCGATGCCTTCAGGCATGGGAGAGAAGACTTTTTTGATGACCTGAACCTCACGGAGGTTCATTGCATCCATTGGATAGGAACTCTTGATCATGCCAATGTGACAAAGGTTTCTAACGAGATGGGCATGACGCGTGGGGCCATAAGTAAAATATGCAAAAAGCTGCTGAAAAAAAACTTTATCGAAAGTTATCAGGAACCGGAAAATAACAAAAATATCTATTTCAGGGTTGCAGATGGCGGGAAAAAAATATTTGAAGCCCACAAAATCAACCATGACAAGACATTTGGTGAAAAGGTCTGCATCGTAGATAAATATGATGAAGATGAACAGGCGATAATACTGCGTTTCCTCATGGATATTAACGCATTTGTTGAACGCGGTTTTGAACAGATTTACACAAATTGCGAGAAAGATGAATAA
- a CDS encoding MFS transporter: protein MLNDWYMNIIPILTPFLIAAGFGIGEVSFAISAFTITSSLSQPLIGYMVDRKNQSWMIYVGTAWLAILLSCIGLTHSSTMLIALAALAGLGAAAFHPQASAMVSAASGQKKGMYQAVFGASGNLGWALTPLFVIPLVERFGLSVTPYFVVPGIIVTILLAFKAQKTPARSQAETVPMMETLRPAWKELSKLVLIIAVRTLTYSGLVAFLPLYLQQQGMSLSVCSHLLFILLLSGAAGGIAGGYLSDRFGKTIVIFLSLALSPIFFYLFLHVGAGLQPVVFALAGATLLSSFSPIVVLAQELLFRQAAMASGFSLGFGIGIGGLGVGLVGLVIQYAGLALAINMLICLPFVAACIALTLKGRKALEQAGFAP from the coding sequence ATGCTGAATGACTGGTATATGAATATTATTCCTATACTTACGCCATTTCTCATTGCGGCTGGTTTTGGTATTGGGGAGGTTTCGTTTGCCATTTCCGCCTTTACCATTACCTCATCGCTTTCGCAGCCGCTTATTGGCTATATGGTGGACAGAAAAAACCAGAGCTGGATGATATATGTGGGCACGGCCTGGCTGGCGATACTGCTGAGCTGCATAGGTCTGACCCACAGCTCCACCATGCTGATTGCGCTTGCGGCCCTTGCCGGTCTTGGAGCTGCGGCTTTTCATCCGCAGGCATCGGCTATGGTTAGTGCCGCGAGCGGGCAGAAAAAGGGGATGTATCAGGCCGTTTTTGGTGCTTCGGGGAATCTTGGCTGGGCGCTGACTCCCCTGTTTGTCATCCCGCTGGTGGAACGGTTTGGCCTGAGCGTCACGCCCTACTTTGTGGTGCCGGGCATTATTGTTACGATATTATTGGCCTTCAAGGCTCAGAAAACCCCCGCAAGATCGCAGGCAGAAACAGTGCCGATGATGGAGACCCTGCGCCCCGCCTGGAAAGAGCTGAGCAAGCTGGTGCTGATTATTGCTGTCCGCACACTGACCTATTCCGGCCTTGTGGCCTTTCTTCCTCTGTACCTGCAACAGCAGGGCATGAGCTTGTCCGTCTGCTCCCACTTGCTGTTTATTCTGCTGCTTTCTGGCGCAGCAGGCGGCATAGCGGGCGGTTATCTTTCAGACAGGTTCGGTAAAACCATTGTTATTTTCTTGTCCCTGGCCCTCTCCCCCATTTTTTTCTACCTCTTTCTGCATGTTGGCGCAGGCCTGCAACCTGTAGTGTTTGCCCTGGCCGGGGCGACGCTTCTTTCGTCCTTCTCGCCCATTGTGGTGCTGGCGCAAGAGCTGCTTTTCCGGCAGGCCGCAATGGCCTCAGGATTTTCACTGGGATTTGGCATCGGCATTGGTGGACTTGGCGTTGGCCTTGTTGGGCTTGTCATCCAGTATGCAGGTCTTGCCCTTGCCATCAATATGCTGATCTGCCTGCCCTTTGTCGCTGCCTGCATAGCCCTGACGCTGAAAGGCCGCAAAGCATTGGAGCAGGCGGGGTTTGCACCGTAG
- a CDS encoding Fur family transcriptional regulator, producing the protein MTTQQNNAGLSEFLDFMSRKGLNTTSQRRIIAEAFFELPGHHSLEEFYQHVIKRDSGIGQTTVYRTLKLLCDAGLAMEIHFSDGITRYEIAKPDSHHDHLVCLDCGKIVEICDPRIEKLQREMAEKYGFKLRGHVHNLYGICKDCRDKAAKDD; encoded by the coding sequence ATGACAACACAGCAAAACAATGCCGGTCTTTCGGAATTTCTGGATTTCATGAGCCGCAAAGGCCTGAACACCACATCCCAGCGCCGCATCATAGCCGAGGCTTTTTTTGAGTTGCCTGGGCACCACTCGCTTGAAGAATTTTATCAGCACGTAATCAAGCGCGATTCCGGCATCGGCCAAACCACCGTATACCGTACGCTCAAGCTGCTTTGCGATGCGGGCCTTGCCATGGAAATCCACTTCAGCGACGGCATCACCCGCTACGAAATTGCCAAGCCGGACAGCCATCACGATCACCTTGTCTGCCTTGACTGCGGCAAGATTGTGGAGATCTGCGATCCGCGCATTGAAAAACTCCAGCGCGAAATGGCTGAAAAATACGGCTTCAAGCTGCGCGGTCATGTGCATAACCTGTACGGCATCTGCAAGGATTGCCGAGACAAGGCCGCCAAGGACGACTAA